One Paenibacillus sp. FSL H7-0737 DNA segment encodes these proteins:
- a CDS encoding type II secretion system F family protein, with the protein MPLFEYQVKTTAGKSIKGKLTATDKPTAMEELRKRGLTVFSLIERKTTILSMDIYIGNPVKPLHFIIYCRQFATLMRAGVSIVDATRILAEQTESKPLRKALVEVNSSLMRGISFSQAVQDHRKIFPQLFVSMIRAGEESGDIEGTLDRLAMFFEKQHSTTEKIKSALTYPITVGVMAIGAVIYLLWAIVPQFVTMFESMNAELPAITKMVLALSKSIQGQWYFWILGVLLLVIAFQITKRTEKGAYALDYAKLKIPVFGKLNQKGSIAQFTRTFSSLYASSVPILQSLVIVEEVAGNKVIGGFIRSAGDSLRQGNPLSEPLKKAWVFPPLVTQMIAIGEETGALDTMLSKVADFYEMDVENTVDRLKSLLEPLLIAFLAGVVGVIVAAIMLPMFSLYGNM; encoded by the coding sequence ATGCCTCTTTTTGAATATCAAGTGAAGACAACCGCAGGCAAATCCATTAAAGGCAAGCTAACCGCAACAGATAAGCCCACGGCAATGGAGGAGCTACGCAAGCGGGGCCTTACGGTATTCTCGCTGATCGAACGCAAAACAACGATTCTATCAATGGATATTTATATCGGTAATCCGGTCAAGCCACTTCATTTCATTATTTATTGCAGGCAGTTTGCCACGCTTATGCGTGCTGGAGTGTCGATTGTGGATGCAACGCGTATTTTGGCCGAGCAGACTGAGAGCAAACCGCTTCGAAAAGCACTTGTGGAAGTGAATTCAAGCCTGATGCGCGGGATCTCGTTCTCACAAGCTGTTCAGGATCATAGAAAAATCTTCCCACAGCTATTCGTCAGCATGATCCGTGCCGGAGAGGAATCCGGTGATATTGAGGGGACGCTCGACAGACTGGCCATGTTTTTTGAGAAGCAGCATTCCACGACGGAGAAAATCAAATCTGCGCTCACTTACCCGATTACCGTCGGAGTTATGGCGATTGGAGCGGTTATATACCTCTTATGGGCGATAGTTCCACAGTTTGTAACAATGTTCGAATCGATGAATGCGGAGCTTCCGGCGATTACAAAGATGGTATTGGCGCTTAGTAAAAGCATTCAAGGTCAATGGTATTTCTGGATACTCGGAGTTCTCCTCCTAGTGATAGCTTTTCAGATTACAAAACGCACGGAAAAGGGAGCCTACGCACTCGATTATGCCAAGCTGAAGATTCCGGTGTTTGGCAAGCTGAATCAAAAAGGCTCGATTGCTCAGTTTACGCGAACTTTTTCATCTCTATATGCCAGCTCAGTTCCGATCCTGCAATCTTTGGTGATTGTAGAAGAGGTAGCAGGAAATAAGGTCATTGGGGGATTCATTCGAAGTGCAGGAGATTCGTTGCGACAAGGCAACCCATTATCTGAACCTTTGAAAAAAGCCTGGGTCTTCCCGCCGCTAGTTACACAGATGATTGCGATTGGTGAAGAGACGGGGGCGCTCGACACGATGTTGTCTAAGGTTGCTGACTTCTATGAGATGGACGTGGAGAATACCGTTGATCGTCTGAAGTCACTGCTTGAACCATTGCTGATTGCTTTTCTAGCAGGTGTTGTAGGTGTGATTGTGGCCGCTATTATGTTGCCGATGTTCAGTCTGTACGGCAATATGTGA
- a CDS encoding type II secretion system protein, translating to MLAQAIKRRLSKEENQKGFTLIELLAVIVILGIIAVIAIPMIGGIINKSKTDADLATARQLYDASRMYIMGEKNGEFKNASVTLAELKLKKYIDKTLVLPSSKKSITESTTIIKYDAEGALEKVTIDPAPEGNASGVYSAEKVLSAEPTPSPAN from the coding sequence ATGTTAGCACAAGCCATTAAGAGAAGATTGAGCAAAGAGGAAAATCAAAAGGGGTTTACGCTAATCGAGTTATTGGCGGTTATCGTTATTTTGGGGATTATTGCGGTTATTGCGATACCGATGATTGGTGGAATTATTAATAAATCAAAAACGGATGCAGATTTAGCAACTGCTCGACAACTTTATGATGCTTCCCGGATGTACATTATGGGTGAAAAAAATGGAGAATTTAAAAATGCATCAGTAACACTTGCAGAACTTAAGTTGAAAAAATACATTGATAAGACACTTGTGTTACCTAGTTCCAAGAAATCGATTACTGAAAGTACAACCATAATTAAGTATGATGCTGAGGGAGCTCTTGAAAAAGTAACTATAGATCCTGCCCCTGAGGGAAATGCTAGTGGTGTTTATTCCGCTGAAAAGGTGCTTAGTGCGGAGCCTACTCCATCACCAGCAAACTAA
- a CDS encoding type IV pilus twitching motility protein PilT: MPTYTRDIRQLLQTAYSSKASDLHISVGSPPVIRMDGTLHPLEGAPVTADEAAEMAEALLGSERNVAFRNAGEVDFSYPLGGGVRFRVNVYRQRGETSIAARAIPAEIPSLEQLSMPPILSTLSLKPQGLILVTGPTGSGKSSTLAAMLNYINKTESKHIVTLEDPIEFLHSHGTCLVDQREVGSDTASFASGLRAALRQDPDVILVGEMRDLETITAAVTAAETGHLVMATLHTTDAPQTIDRIIDAFPGHQQGQIRSQLASVLLAVVSQRLFARAGGRGRICATEILVNTPAVANLIRTEKTHQIKNVMQTGRSQGMHTLDMSIRDYLSQGFIEPAAAKSFMAGVSS, encoded by the coding sequence ATGCCAACGTATACGCGGGATATTAGACAGCTTTTGCAGACGGCTTACTCCTCCAAAGCTTCCGACTTACATATCTCTGTAGGCTCGCCTCCGGTGATACGTATGGATGGAACGCTTCACCCACTTGAGGGTGCACCAGTAACAGCTGATGAAGCTGCAGAAATGGCAGAAGCGCTGCTTGGCAGTGAACGAAACGTAGCGTTTCGGAATGCAGGTGAGGTGGATTTCTCTTATCCGCTGGGTGGCGGCGTAAGATTTCGGGTGAATGTCTATCGTCAGCGGGGTGAGACTAGTATCGCTGCCCGGGCCATTCCTGCAGAGATTCCGAGTCTAGAACAGCTGTCGATGCCTCCGATTTTGTCTACTTTGTCACTCAAACCACAAGGTTTGATTCTAGTTACAGGGCCTACGGGCAGCGGTAAATCCTCTACGTTAGCAGCTATGCTGAATTACATTAACAAGACCGAAAGCAAGCATATTGTGACACTTGAAGATCCTATAGAATTTCTGCATAGTCATGGAACCTGTCTGGTGGATCAACGTGAAGTGGGCAGCGACACAGCTAGCTTTGCGAGCGGACTACGTGCCGCGTTACGTCAGGATCCGGATGTTATTCTCGTTGGAGAGATGCGGGATCTGGAGACCATTACAGCAGCAGTTACTGCCGCGGAGACAGGTCATCTTGTGATGGCAACCTTACATACAACAGACGCACCACAGACAATTGATCGAATTATTGACGCTTTTCCGGGTCATCAGCAGGGGCAGATCCGTTCACAGCTAGCCTCAGTATTACTGGCAGTTGTTAGTCAGCGGTTGTTTGCAAGAGCAGGGGGACGTGGGCGGATATGTGCAACAGAGATCTTAGTGAATACACCTGCCGTAGCTAACCTCATTCGTACCGAAAAGACACATCAAATTAAAAATGTGATGCAAACGGGACGCTCGCAAGGCATGCATACGTTGGACATGAGTATCCGCGACTATTTATCCCAGGGGTTCATTGAACCAGCAGCAGCTAAGTCGTTTATGGCGGGGGTGAGTAGCTGA